Proteins encoded by one window of Thermococcus sp. Bubb.Bath:
- a CDS encoding TIGR00288 family NYN domain-containing protein: MAGGWERIVSITRNGMRIIGQMKRKVSREKKIALLIDGPNILRKEFGIRLEDLVDVLSEIGDIRVAKVILNQYAPQGLIEAVSNQGFEPLIVSGETGVKLAVEAMKEIYNPHIDVIAVATRNAEFLPVILKAKEKGKETVVIGVEPGFSAALKHAADYAIVLGGEEE, translated from the coding sequence ATGGCAGGCGGATGGGAAAGGATAGTATCGATAACCCGGAACGGGATGAGGATCATTGGTCAGATGAAACGTAAGGTTTCGCGGGAGAAGAAGATAGCCCTCCTGATAGATGGCCCCAACATTCTGAGAAAGGAGTTCGGAATTCGCCTCGAGGATCTGGTCGATGTCCTGTCGGAGATAGGCGACATACGCGTTGCCAAGGTTATTCTCAACCAGTACGCCCCACAGGGTCTTATAGAGGCTGTTTCAAACCAGGGATTTGAGCCTCTCATCGTATCCGGTGAAACCGGGGTGAAGCTGGCCGTTGAGGCCATGAAGGAGATATACAACCCTCACATCGATGTCATAGCCGTGGCCACCAGGAACGCCGAGTTTCTGCCAGTTATTCTAAAGGCAAAGGAGAAGGGTAAGGAAACCGTCGTCATCGGGGTGGAACCGGGTTTTTCTGCTGCGCTGAAGCACGCGGCCGACTACGCCATAGTCTTAGGCGGTGAGGAGGAATGA